One window of Tepidanaerobacter acetatoxydans Re1 genomic DNA carries:
- a CDS encoding helicase HerA domain-containing protein, whose protein sequence is MDKYIGKLIGNTGNPNDLKIALENSFSAKRGEFVKIKHRETEEDGDTYVLGRIVSISRSNILYNSNMGEGLSSLEILPGAQITGETLFGTIELVGYRDNYGQIKIPRRPLNPGEKVYGVDYEFLSKFYKFDENTSLNIGNLIGYDKGSNIVPVYLDVNKLVTEHMAVLAMTGSGKSYTVGRIIERLVAEMNGTVVVFDVHGEYGKAFEKGEIHFNNNFDYIEDEKEKESIQKIQENLSKMLNAGGGIKVYTPQIDSFDYKYSAKNHHLALQFDRFDMDDLSSILPGLTEAQERVLDVAIRYWKAKYNNPPRDIQDLTYLLSDERGLEELKSWDNLTEGEAKALNNRSAAVASLKLTRVINEAKSFYTRAIGEPTDIYEMIGERGKSVGRLVIIDLQGLSDDAKQIITALISSEIMRAASDKKRQIRPCFLVYEEGHNFAPAGIPSISKKIIKKIAAEGRKFGTGFAIISQRPSKLDPDVTSQCNTIITMRLKNPDDQRFIAKTSDMFSTSDIEELPSLSTGEALINGRSIPAPLLVKIGTKALIHGGESPEVIKEWGSFNE, encoded by the coding sequence ATGGACAAATACATAGGCAAACTTATCGGTAACACTGGGAATCCTAATGATTTAAAGATTGCCCTTGAAAATAGTTTTTCTGCTAAAAGGGGTGAGTTTGTAAAAATTAAACATAGAGAAACTGAAGAAGATGGAGATACCTATGTTCTAGGAAGAATTGTTTCCATATCCAGAAGCAATATTCTATATAACTCCAACATGGGTGAGGGGTTATCATCCCTTGAAATATTACCAGGTGCGCAAATTACAGGAGAGACACTATTTGGAACCATAGAATTAGTAGGGTATAGAGATAATTATGGGCAGATAAAAATACCAAGGAGACCTCTTAACCCAGGGGAAAAGGTATATGGTGTTGATTATGAGTTTTTATCAAAATTTTATAAATTTGATGAAAATACTAGCCTTAATATAGGAAATCTTATTGGATACGATAAGGGGAGCAATATAGTTCCAGTTTATCTTGATGTAAATAAACTGGTTACAGAGCATATGGCAGTGCTGGCTATGACTGGTTCAGGTAAATCATACACTGTAGGCAGGATTATTGAAAGACTTGTTGCAGAAATGAATGGAACAGTAGTAGTATTTGATGTTCATGGGGAGTACGGGAAAGCATTTGAAAAGGGAGAGATACACTTTAATAACAATTTCGATTATATTGAGGATGAGAAAGAAAAGGAGAGTATACAAAAGATTCAGGAAAATTTATCAAAGATGCTCAATGCTGGTGGCGGAATAAAAGTATATACTCCTCAGATTGATTCTTTTGATTATAAATATAGTGCAAAGAATCATCATTTGGCTCTGCAATTTGACAGATTTGATATGGATGATTTGTCATCTATTCTTCCTGGGTTAACGGAGGCTCAAGAAAGAGTATTAGATGTTGCAATAAGATATTGGAAGGCAAAGTACAATAATCCTCCTAGAGATATTCAGGATTTAACATATTTGCTCTCAGATGAGCGAGGATTAGAAGAATTAAAGAGTTGGGATAACTTGACTGAAGGAGAAGCAAAAGCATTAAACAATAGAAGTGCAGCAGTTGCTTCTCTGAAGTTGACTAGAGTAATAAATGAAGCAAAGAGTTTTTATACAAGGGCTATCGGCGAACCTACAGATATTTATGAAATGATTGGAGAAAGAGGAAAGAGTGTTGGAAGGCTTGTAATTATAGATTTACAAGGCTTATCTGACGATGCAAAGCAAATTATTACAGCATTGATATCCAGTGAGATAATGAGAGCAGCATCAGATAAGAAAAGGCAGATAAGACCATGTTTCCTTGTTTACGAAGAGGGACATAATTTTGCACCAGCAGGTATACCGAGTATATCTAAAAAAATTATAAAGAAAATTGCTGCAGAAGGAAGAAAGTTTGGTACAGGGTTTGCAATTATATCCCAAAGGCCATCGAAACTGGACCCAGATGTTACATCACAATGTAATACAATTATTACAATGAGGTTAAAAAATCCAGATGACCAAAGGTTTATTGCAAAAACATCAGATATGTTTTCAACATCTGATATTGAGGAATTGCCATCTTTATCAACGGGAGAAGCATTGATAAATGGTAGGTCAATACCCGCGCCACTACTTGTAAAAATAGGAACAAAAGCGCTTATACATGGTGGAGAATCTCCTGAAGTTATTAAGGAATGGGGCTCATTCAATGAATAG
- a CDS encoding YjcQ family protein — protein MKTQDVVYKILQKLDETLDENNPDFTDLSPESLGISEERRNYILEMMQDAGLIKGVNFIRDGNNRAPIMAFLDNMKITLKGIEYLAENSSTAKILRAAKEIKDLIPGI, from the coding sequence TTGAAAACTCAAGATGTAGTATATAAAATACTTCAAAAGTTGGATGAGACACTCGATGAAAACAATCCAGATTTTACGGATTTAAGTCCAGAATCACTTGGAATAAGTGAAGAAAGAAGAAATTATATACTAGAAATGATGCAAGATGCTGGCCTTATCAAGGGAGTTAATTTTATTAGAGATGGAAATAATAGAGCACCTATTATGGCTTTTTTAGATAATATGAAAATAACCTTAAAAGGAATAGAGTATTTAGCGGAAAACTCATCCACTGCAAAAATATTAAGAGCAGCAAAGGAAATTAAGGACTTAATTCCAGGAATATAA
- a CDS encoding class I SAM-dependent DNA methyltransferase, with protein MQELKDKIKELGYETIKDIDETTFVASHKDIYVYIKKVDEEQLRPDLVVAITYEAMVTDPISTYAWITNGTSNAYVLVGEEKAVSEIPPVFEDESNVYSWKRQLTDRDKWSIRKYQELQETFDGLHEMIYANKDHVNNSNDVIDEFSKLIFMETFRLHHPEYRLAKGNVAGKLLNEIFRYEYVEEYKDAAVQEIREAFKEIKDHPDYVATLDNGEKANIFSQDEYIKLENPNIYIAVLKALQDLGPIKIDGVERPANLMDLTGDVLGRVFDVLLRGKFENKGGMGIYLTPRQVTEAAAEMVLHDLTKDGAAKLIERDSEGIPTLRIGDLCCGSAGFLIKMLQKTERYLLNKLTGDKKQYEELFEEIKEHSFIGADNSPGMVLKARINMALHGAPKCPIFQTRNSLMNTRLEPGTFDAILTNPPFSKTGVSKTIKKGRTTVENPEGVEIIKYYSSDIDEDGQNRMNPYGLSLGSKPDSRGKWKEVNSVDPAVLFIDRNLQLLKPGGLLMIVVPDGILSNSGDKYVREYIMGKKNPVTGEFEGGKAILKAVISLPQETFALSGAGAKTSLLYLKKKEHPGEKQGPVFMAVADEVGFTVKQNVEVQLGDDHNDLLKIVEAYKKGIPEDME; from the coding sequence ATGCAAGAGTTAAAGGATAAAATAAAGGAACTTGGCTATGAAACTATAAAGGATATTGATGAGACTACCTTTGTAGCCAGCCATAAAGATATATATGTATATATAAAAAAAGTAGATGAAGAGCAGTTAAGACCAGACTTGGTTGTAGCTATAACTTATGAAGCAATGGTAACAGACCCTATTTCTACATATGCTTGGATTACAAATGGTACAAGTAATGCTTATGTGCTTGTAGGAGAAGAAAAGGCTGTTTCTGAAATTCCACCTGTTTTTGAAGACGAAAGCAATGTATATTCGTGGAAAAGACAACTTACTGATAGGGATAAATGGTCAATAAGAAAATATCAAGAGTTACAGGAAACGTTCGATGGACTTCATGAAATGATATATGCAAATAAAGACCATGTGAATAACTCCAATGATGTAATAGATGAGTTCAGTAAACTTATTTTTATGGAGACATTCAGACTGCATCATCCTGAATATAGACTTGCAAAAGGAAATGTAGCAGGAAAATTATTAAATGAAATATTTAGATATGAATATGTGGAGGAATATAAAGATGCAGCAGTCCAAGAGATAAGGGAAGCATTTAAAGAGATAAAAGACCATCCGGATTATGTTGCTACTTTAGATAACGGAGAAAAGGCAAATATATTTAGTCAAGATGAATATATAAAACTTGAAAATCCTAATATCTATATTGCTGTTTTAAAGGCTCTGCAAGATTTAGGGCCAATAAAAATTGACGGTGTAGAGAGACCTGCTAATTTAATGGATTTAACAGGAGATGTATTAGGTAGAGTCTTTGATGTGCTGCTCCGAGGGAAGTTTGAGAATAAAGGTGGAATGGGTATTTATCTTACCCCAAGACAAGTAACGGAAGCAGCGGCAGAAATGGTACTGCACGACCTTACAAAAGATGGGGCTGCGAAATTAATAGAAAGGGATTCAGAAGGAATACCTACTCTGCGCATAGGTGATTTGTGCTGTGGATCTGCAGGGTTTTTAATAAAAATGCTTCAAAAAACTGAGCGCTATCTTCTAAATAAATTGACAGGAGATAAGAAGCAGTATGAGGAACTCTTTGAAGAAATTAAAGAACATAGTTTTATCGGTGCGGATAATTCACCGGGAATGGTGCTCAAAGCAAGGATTAATATGGCACTTCACGGAGCGCCTAAGTGTCCAATTTTCCAAACAAGAAATTCCTTAATGAATACAAGACTTGAACCAGGAACCTTTGATGCAATCCTTACAAATCCTCCGTTTTCAAAAACTGGAGTTTCAAAAACAATTAAAAAAGGTAGAACAACAGTAGAAAATCCAGAAGGAGTTGAAATTATTAAATATTACTCTTCTGATATAGATGAAGATGGGCAAAATCGGATGAATCCTTATGGGTTGTCCTTAGGGTCAAAACCAGATAGTAGAGGTAAGTGGAAAGAAGTAAATTCCGTAGACCCAGCAGTATTGTTTATTGATAGAAACCTTCAACTGCTAAAACCAGGTGGACTACTTATGATAGTTGTACCAGATGGAATTTTATCTAATTCAGGAGATAAATATGTCCGTGAATATATCATGGGTAAAAAGAACCCTGTAACAGGTGAATTTGAAGGCGGAAAAGCGATACTTAAAGCAGTTATAAGTCTTCCCCAGGAAACTTTTGCATTATCAGGGGCAGGTGCAAAGACATCTCTACTTTACTTAAAGAAGAAGGAACATCCAGGAGAGAAGCAGGGACCAGTATTTATGGCGGTTGCAGATGAAGTGGGGTTTACAGTAAAACAGAATGTGGAAGTTCAGTTAGGTGATGACCACAACGACTTATTAAAGATTGTGGAGGCTTATAAAAAGGGTATACCAGAGGATATGGAGTAA
- a CDS encoding restriction endonuclease subunit S produces the protein MNEYNIVSSIPSCVWTNGVAINDRIDSMYYRSSSIKDYQKIKKFSKIKRVSNYFDVSKLSGFEYTDYFTEENLKSGTVIALTSQNVMENQINFDNIIKIPFEIHNSLERSKIYPNDILLSYTGQYRRACTAPQNIELHLGPNICRLRSTKLIDVHYVSTFLNCRYGQSSLDREKTMSAQPTVNMGRIRDILLPIPPPEIQRYIGDKVRKAEELREEAKRLKKEAEEILNTELNLSYFNERVKYAPKMYNWMCGELIEARIDSQYYINETNFINAEMNKKGLKLKKISEVASVGKGFSYTSLDKKSIPYIRISDLDDLLINFDSVEMVDKKTYSEKKSSQLEQYDLIFAITGATIGKVSLFYNNKCSKATLSSDTAFVRLKDKNDAAYVLLYLKSIIGQISILKGITGATNRHLSLEHIGDIFIPVIDNKLKREINIIVIKAIDNMFLSKQLIKEAKQDVEDLIEGNFSMKK, from the coding sequence GTGAATGAATATAATATAGTTAGTAGTATACCAAGTTGTGTTTGGACTAATGGGGTTGCAATTAATGACAGAATTGACAGCATGTATTATAGAAGTAGTAGTATAAAAGATTACCAGAAAATCAAAAAATTTAGCAAGATTAAAAGAGTATCTAATTATTTTGATGTTAGCAAATTATCTGGATTTGAATACACTGACTATTTTACTGAAGAAAATTTAAAAAGTGGTACGGTCATTGCCTTGACTAGCCAAAATGTTATGGAAAATCAAATTAATTTTGATAATATTATAAAAATACCATTTGAAATTCATAATTCTCTTGAAAGGTCAAAAATATATCCAAATGATATTTTATTATCTTATACTGGACAGTATAGAAGGGCTTGCACTGCTCCGCAGAATATTGAATTACATTTAGGACCTAATATTTGCAGGTTAAGAAGTACAAAATTAATAGATGTTCATTATGTATCTACTTTTTTAAATTGCAGATATGGACAGTCATCTTTAGATAGGGAAAAAACTATGTCTGCACAACCAACGGTTAATATGGGCAGAATAAGAGATATTCTACTTCCCATCCCACCTCCTGAAATCCAAAGATACATAGGAGATAAGGTTAGGAAAGCAGAAGAGTTGAGAGAAGAAGCGAAAAGGTTGAAAAAAGAGGCTGAAGAGATATTAAATACTGAATTGAACTTAAGTTATTTTAATGAGAGAGTTAAATATGCACCTAAAATGTATAATTGGATGTGTGGAGAGTTAATTGAGGCAAGAATTGATAGTCAATATTATATTAATGAAACTAATTTCATTAATGCCGAAATGAATAAAAAGGGGCTAAAATTAAAAAAAATTAGTGAGGTTGCAAGTGTCGGCAAGGGATTTAGTTATACAAGTTTAGATAAAAAATCAATTCCTTATATTAGAATTTCAGATTTAGATGATTTGCTTATTAATTTTGATAGTGTGGAAATGGTAGATAAAAAAACATATTCAGAAAAAAAATCAAGCCAGTTAGAACAATATGATTTAATTTTTGCAATTACAGGAGCAACAATAGGAAAAGTATCATTGTTTTATAATAACAAGTGTAGTAAAGCAACTTTATCGTCTGATACAGCCTTTGTAAGATTGAAAGATAAAAATGATGCAGCATATGTACTGCTATATTTAAAATCGATTATTGGACAAATAAGTATTTTAAAGGGGATAACTGGTGCAACAAATAGGCACTTATCGTTAGAGCACATAGGCGACATTTTTATACCTGTTATAGATAATAAGTTAAAGCGAGAAATAAACATAATAGTAATAAAAGCAATAGATAATATGTTTTTATCGAAACAATTGATAAAAGAAGCCAAGCAAGATGTAGAAGATTTGATAGAAGGCAACTTTAGCATGAAAAAATAA